Below is a window of Paenibacillus bovis DNA.
TCATCCTGATCAGCCAGCGCATCCTCCGTCTGCATATAAAAGGTCGTTTTCCCTTTGACCATCGTGACAATTCCTTCTACCTCGCGTACCTCACGTCCTTCATAAGGAGATCGCTGGGATGCACCCTGAATATCATGAATAGACAATTTGATAGGTGCTTCCACTACCGGCGGTACTGCTCCGGCAATATCCTCAGCAGAGCGCGGAATCAGCTGAATACTGTCGTTATACTGTGACATCACCCCTGTGATAGAATCATAGGATTCTCCTGTAGTCAGCCATGGGCTTTTGCTGTATACGGTGAAGCTGCCACTGCTGTCTTGGAGTGTATAATTATTGCTGCTTTTGCCAGTGACCGTGACCTTGTTGATCCGCACAAGCTGTCCTTCGTATGGATGATCTGCTGTAAAATCAGCGGCTGTAATCGTACGTGCAGATACAGGCTGTGGGGTCTGTACCCGGATATAGGTGTCTGCTGCATTGGCTTCAATCTGCAGCAGCTTGCGGTATTCATTCAGCTTACCGGTTGTCTCGATCTCCTGCCCCGGCTCCCCTGGCAGATTCTGTCCACGTACTACGATGCCAGCGCTTCCATCCTGAATATACAGATTGCTGTAATTGCTTCCCGTGTCTTCCCTGTATGTAATCCAGCCTCGCGCAGTTACCCTGCTGCCTGTATTCAGCTGTCGAATCTCCGACAGCGTATAAGTATCTGCAAGAACAGATACCGGATTTACTTTTTGAACAGAAACTGGAGCCGGGATTTCCTGTACCGTATTCCCGGACTGCAGTTGCTCTGCATAAGCGCTCCCGGATAAAGTTGTATCTGCGGGAGCAATCGCTGAGGCTACTATAACTGCGGCTGCACTCAGACTGACTTTTTTCTTCCATTGCTTCATATGTATAATCCTCCAGTTTGATAGTCAAAATCATAATCGCTCCTAACATATCATACCAACGTAAAAATAAAAGCATTTCTCTGTAAAAATCGTACATCTTCTCAAATCTCTTTGTCATTTTAGCGATAGAATACAAAAGTTCCTGATTATGTGAAATAGACATTTATTGTTTTCGAAGTGGATATATAGTACAGTGTTAACGGTAGCTGTCTACCTATAGGAGATAGATTTATTTTTATGAATCAAGATCCTTTTATAAAAATGAGACAGCTTACCCTATTCTATGATCTGGAGGGATTCTATTGATGAAATGGTCTATCACCCGTAAATGGAGTATGCTCGGCATTGTCGCCACTCTCAGTCTGATCCTGTTTGCTCTGCCTGCCTCGGCTGCCTGGAATGATACATACAAAGGCTATGCCACCTATACCGGTTCCGGTTATTCCGGCGGAGCCGTACTGCTCGATCCGATTCCTGCCAATATGGAGATTACTGCACTCAATCCGACACAGATGAACTATGGAGGCGTCAAAGCAGCACTGGCTGGTGCCTATCTGGAAGTACAGGGTCCGAAAGGAAAAACAGTCGTATATGTCACCGATCTGTATCCGGAAGGTGCCAGTGGTGCGCTGGATCTGTCTCCGAATGCATTTGCCAAAGTCGGTGATATGAGCAAAGGCAAAATCGATATCCAATGGAAAGTCGTCAAAGCACCGATCAGCGGTAATTTCAGCTATCGAATCAAGGAAGGCAGCTCCCGATGGTGGGCAGCTATCCAGGTGAGAAATCACAAATATCCGGTTATGAAGCTGGAAGTGCAAAAAAATGGCAGCTGGGTAAGCCTGCCGAAGATGGACTATAACCATTTTGTCGGCGAACAGCTGGGCAATCAGACATTAAAGGTACGGATCACTGACATTCGCGGCAAGGTCGTAACGGATACGATTCCCGCCCTACCGGAAAGCGGTACATCCAGTGCCTACATCGTAGCCGGGCATACGCAGTTCCCGGATTGATAAGTCGTCTTTCTGATTGCATACTGCCTGGGTCAAAAAAGTAGTAAGTTATCCGTATTCACTATCACTAAACACTAAAAAAGCGGCTGTTTTTCCAAGAGAACAGTCGCTTTTTTAGTGCAATCCCGTTGTAATCCGGTTACAATCTTATTTTATTTTTAATACGACTTGTTTTTTCCAGGTCTTCGGATCTCCCTGTTCATTTTTGAAGGTGAAGATAACCGTTCCCTTTTCACCCTTCCACGCCGCCGGATAGACGAACGAAGAGAAATTGCCACTGCCGCCGATCGAGAATCCATACTTATCGTCACTTTCTCCCGCTCCGTTAGCCAGAATCTCGTCGATGGTATTGGTAATATGATGTTTGTCTGATAGCCACTGTATCGACGAGAGTGAGTACCCTTCCGGAACCTGCACGATGCTAAAGCTGAAATTGTTCTCCACCAGCGGAAGCGGCTCCTGATCAATAACAATCAGGATTTCCTGATCATCGGCAGGCTGTTCATTTTCTTTATCGGCTGATGTATTCCCGGATTTATCGGTATTGGGAGT
It encodes the following:
- a CDS encoding expansin EXLX1 family cellulose-binding protein, with product MLGIVATLSLILFALPASAAWNDTYKGYATYTGSGYSGGAVLLDPIPANMEITALNPTQMNYGGVKAALAGAYLEVQGPKGKTVVYVTDLYPEGASGALDLSPNAFAKVGDMSKGKIDIQWKVVKAPISGNFSYRIKEGSSRWWAAIQVRNHKYPVMKLEVQKNGSWVSLPKMDYNHFVGEQLGNQTLKVRITDIRGKVVTDTIPALPESGTSSAYIVAGHTQFPD